The following are encoded in a window of Paraburkholderia hospita genomic DNA:
- a CDS encoding SDR family oxidoreductase yields MALTGKTIFMSGGSRGIGLAIALRAARDGANVVIAAKTADPDPRLDGTIHTAAAAVEAAGGKALPLVVDIRDEERVKAAVAKAVDVFGGIDILVNNASAIRLTGTLDTPVKRYDLMHGVNGRGTFVCAQACLPHLLDSPNPHILTLSPPLVTDPKWFKDFPAYAIAKYTMSLFTLALAGEFKDRGVAVNSLWPRTAIATAAVRNEIGGADMIATCRKPEIVADAAYFILTRPSRECSGNFFLDDEVLLAAGVRDFSQYDVQAGAALQADFFVDALPGMLPADNMIKPAKPS; encoded by the coding sequence ATGGCGCTTACCGGCAAGACGATATTCATGTCAGGCGGCAGTCGCGGTATCGGACTTGCCATTGCACTCCGGGCGGCACGTGACGGTGCGAACGTCGTGATTGCAGCGAAGACGGCCGACCCGGACCCGCGGCTTGACGGCACGATACATACGGCGGCCGCTGCCGTGGAAGCTGCCGGCGGAAAGGCGCTTCCGCTTGTCGTCGACATTCGTGATGAAGAACGCGTAAAGGCTGCGGTTGCCAAGGCCGTTGACGTGTTCGGCGGCATCGACATACTCGTGAACAATGCCAGCGCCATCCGGCTGACGGGAACGCTGGATACGCCGGTCAAGCGGTACGACCTGATGCACGGGGTGAACGGCAGGGGCACGTTTGTCTGTGCTCAGGCCTGCCTGCCTCACCTCCTCGATTCGCCGAATCCACACATCCTTACGCTGTCGCCTCCGCTGGTCACGGACCCCAAGTGGTTCAAGGACTTCCCGGCATACGCCATCGCAAAGTACACGATGAGCCTGTTCACGCTGGCGCTAGCTGGTGAGTTCAAGGACCGTGGCGTCGCTGTAAATTCGCTGTGGCCAAGAACCGCGATTGCGACGGCGGCCGTGCGAAACGAGATCGGTGGCGCGGATATGATTGCTACGTGTCGCAAACCGGAGATAGTTGCCGACGCGGCCTACTTTATCCTGACACGCCCATCCAGGGAGTGCTCGGGAAATTTCTTTCTCGATGACGAAGTACTATTGGCAGCTGGCGTCCGGGACTTCTCTCAATACGACGTCCAGGCTGGGGCC
- a CDS encoding glutamine amidotransferase-related protein, translating to MAGRSVLPTLVLPRAWRSPDTVEIVRVFKGEALPVPDASHVAVITGSWAMVTDCLPWSEMTAEWIRDAMTIDMPIFGVCYGYQLMAHVLSIVVDYHQKLR from the coding sequence ATGGCCGGTCGGTCTGTCCTTCCGACCTTGGTTTTGCCGCGCGCCTGGCGCTCACCTGATACCGTAGAGATAGTCCGCGTTTTCAAGGGAGAAGCACTGCCGGTACCTGATGCTAGCCATGTTGCCGTCATCACAGGCTCATGGGCCATGGTGACGGACTGTCTTCCGTGGAGCGAAATGACGGCCGAGTGGATTCGCGATGCGATGACTATAGACATGCCCATTTTCGGCGTTTGCTACGGCTATCAACTGATGGCGCATGTGCTGAGCATCGTAGTCGACTATCACCAAAAATTGCGATAG